A genomic segment from Thermococcus sp. encodes:
- a CDS encoding slipin family protein, with protein MTGVGTIVWGIVLLFVLIILASAIKIVKEYERAVIFRLGRVVGARGPGLFFILPIFEKAVIVDLRTRVLDVPVQETITKDNVPVRVNAVVYFRVIDPVKAVTQVSNYIMATSQIAQTTLRSVIGQAHLDELLSEREKLNLQLQKIIDEATDPWGIKVSTVEIKDVELPSGMQKAMAKQAEAERERRARILLAEAERQAAEKLRDAAEIVSQHPMALQLRTLQTISDVAGDKSNVIILPLPMEMLKLFKSMNEAAEAVKKLSTGDEKEEKETKEE; from the coding sequence GTGACTGGTGTTGGAACGATTGTGTGGGGCATCGTTTTGCTTTTTGTGTTGATAATACTGGCCAGCGCCATAAAGATAGTGAAGGAGTATGAGAGGGCGGTTATCTTCCGCCTCGGAAGGGTCGTTGGCGCGAGGGGCCCAGGACTGTTCTTCATACTCCCAATATTCGAAAAGGCGGTGATAGTTGACCTTCGTACTAGGGTTCTCGACGTCCCGGTTCAGGAGACGATAACCAAGGACAACGTTCCTGTTAGGGTCAATGCAGTCGTTTACTTCCGCGTCATAGACCCTGTCAAGGCGGTTACCCAGGTCAGCAATTACATAATGGCCACGAGCCAGATAGCGCAGACAACGCTGAGGAGCGTCATAGGTCAGGCACATCTGGACGAACTGCTGAGCGAGAGGGAGAAGCTTAACCTCCAGCTCCAGAAGATAATCGATGAGGCAACCGATCCTTGGGGAATAAAAGTTTCAACGGTAGAAATAAAGGACGTCGAGCTCCCAAGCGGAATGCAGAAGGCAATGGCAAAGCAGGCTGAGGCTGAAAGGGAGAGGCGTGCAAGGATTCTCCTGGCCGAAGCCGAGAGGCAGGCCGCTGAAAAGCTCCGCGATGCCGCTGAGATAGTGTCCCAACACCCGATGGCACTCCAGCTCAGGACACTCCAGACCATAAGCGATGTGGCAGGCGATAAGAGCAACGTCATCATCCTACCCCTCCCGATGGAGATGCTTAAGCTCTTCAAGAGCATGAACGAGGCGGCCGAAGCCGTAAAGAAGCTCAGCACGGGAGATGAAAAGGAAGAAAAAGAAACGAAAGAGGAGTAA
- a CDS encoding nodulation protein NfeD, with amino-acid sequence MRLKPVFFAFIFLLVIGLAPLLSAAQNGHVVYVAKISGTITDYTVDQFARYINIAERNRAEALIIEFNTPGGLGDAMMKIVSEIQNSTVPVIIYVAPRGAIAASAGTYIAMGSHLIAMAPGTSIGACEPILGYANNGSIIKAPEKIRNFYTAYMRSLAQESGRNQTAAVEFIQEDLSLTPEEALKAHVIEVIANDVPNLLQKANGMRTKIPVGDRGYVTFNFTNAKVITLGPSITDELVNFITNPSIAYVLLNVGIIGLIFGFLTPGWHVPETIGAILLVLGLIGLGYFGYNSAGLLLIVLAMIFFIAEAFTPTFGLFAIAGTITFLLGGIMLFGNSGGVYLVSENTYHLLRIAIVVMAILLGLFFLFGAAAVVKAHRRRPEAGKEELIGEVGRVVEDLDPEGIIKLHGELWKARSRDGRVIRVGEEVKVVEVNGLMLTVEHVGGGD; translated from the coding sequence ATGAGACTGAAACCTGTTTTCTTTGCCTTTATTTTTCTCCTGGTGATTGGGTTAGCTCCCCTCCTCTCCGCGGCTCAGAACGGTCACGTCGTCTACGTTGCCAAGATAAGTGGAACCATAACCGACTACACGGTGGACCAATTCGCCCGCTACATAAACATCGCCGAGAGGAACCGGGCCGAGGCCCTTATAATTGAGTTCAACACTCCCGGTGGTCTCGGGGATGCCATGATGAAGATAGTCTCGGAGATACAGAACTCCACGGTTCCGGTGATAATCTACGTGGCCCCCCGGGGTGCAATAGCGGCCTCCGCCGGGACGTATATTGCTATGGGCTCTCATCTCATAGCGATGGCCCCGGGAACGAGCATCGGAGCATGTGAGCCGATACTGGGCTACGCCAACAACGGTAGCATAATAAAGGCTCCAGAGAAGATAAGAAACTTTTACACCGCCTATATGCGCTCCCTTGCACAGGAGAGCGGCAGAAACCAGACTGCGGCCGTTGAGTTCATACAGGAAGACCTCAGCCTGACCCCCGAGGAGGCGCTCAAGGCCCACGTTATAGAGGTCATCGCCAACGATGTTCCAAACCTCCTTCAGAAGGCCAACGGTATGAGGACGAAAATTCCCGTGGGAGACAGGGGTTATGTCACCTTCAACTTCACCAATGCAAAGGTCATCACCTTGGGACCCTCTATAACGGACGAACTGGTGAACTTCATAACAAACCCCTCAATAGCCTACGTTCTCCTCAATGTGGGCATTATCGGGCTGATCTTCGGTTTCCTAACTCCCGGCTGGCACGTTCCAGAAACCATTGGGGCAATACTTCTTGTGCTTGGTTTGATAGGCCTCGGCTACTTCGGCTACAACAGTGCGGGATTGCTCCTCATAGTCTTGGCCATGATATTCTTCATAGCAGAGGCCTTCACACCGACCTTCGGTCTCTTCGCCATTGCTGGAACCATTACTTTCCTTCTTGGAGGTATAATGCTCTTTGGAAACAGTGGGGGTGTGTACCTCGTGAGTGAGAATACCTACCACCTCCTCAGGATAGCGATAGTCGTCATGGCAATTCTCCTTGGGCTGTTTTTCCTCTTCGGGGCTGCGGCCGTTGTCAAAGCTCACCGCAGGAGGCCTGAAGCTGGAAAGGAGGAGCTAATCGGAGAAGTCGGGAGAGTGGTTGAGGACCTCGACCCGGAGGGCATTATAAAACTCCACGGCGAGCTTTGGAAGGCAAGGAGCCGGGACGGGCGCGTCATCCGCGTCGGGGAGGAGGTGAAGGTTGTTGAGGTGAACGGCCTTATGCTTACCGTTGAACATGTTGGTGGAGGTGATTGA
- a CDS encoding DNA-3-methyladenine glycosylase, with the protein MAVDIEKTSGEMIRNGTWRFENGIFYQAFRNGVAGYNGENFFFPNSWSRQEKKEARENLTFILGLDTDLDSFYAEISDSPFAFLIDEFYGLTVSASPSPYQALIEVIAQQQVNFDFAQRTIANLVRLAGKQVGDIYAFPTPEEVAGLDDGELKVAKLGYRATYVKSLTTLYLAGKLDLDLWEWGVKESVKYLTTFRGIGKWTAELFLAYGLRKNVYPAGDLGLRRGIAKIFGKSVKEVKERDVREIIEPYGKWKGLLAFYVTCYDRKTELERRKR; encoded by the coding sequence ATGGCTGTCGATATCGAGAAAACCTCAGGAGAGATGATACGCAACGGCACCTGGAGGTTCGAAAACGGCATATTCTACCAGGCCTTTAGGAACGGTGTTGCCGGTTACAACGGAGAGAACTTCTTCTTTCCGAATTCGTGGTCAAGGCAGGAGAAGAAAGAGGCTAGGGAGAATCTTACCTTCATCCTTGGCCTCGACACGGATCTGGATTCGTTCTACGCGGAGATAAGCGACTCACCATTCGCCTTTCTCATTGACGAGTTCTACGGCCTCACAGTGTCAGCCTCGCCAAGTCCCTATCAAGCCCTCATTGAGGTAATAGCCCAGCAGCAGGTTAACTTCGACTTTGCCCAGAGGACGATTGCGAACCTCGTGAGGCTCGCCGGAAAGCAGGTCGGCGACATCTACGCCTTCCCGACCCCTGAAGAAGTGGCTGGACTGGACGATGGAGAGCTGAAGGTGGCAAAACTCGGCTATCGGGCGACTTATGTAAAGAGCCTCACCACGCTTTACCTTGCTGGAAAGCTCGACCTCGACTTGTGGGAATGGGGTGTTAAAGAGTCCGTAAAGTACCTGACCACGTTTCGCGGTATTGGAAAGTGGACGGCGGAGCTGTTTTTGGCCTACGGCCTAAGGAAGAACGTCTATCCCGCCGGAGACCTCGGACTGAGGCGTGGAATAGCGAAGATTTTCGGGAAGAGCGTGAAAGAGGTAAAGGAGAGGGATGTGCGAGAGATAATTGAGCCGTACGGGAAGTGGAAGGGCCTGTTAGCCTTTTATGTGACCTGCTACGATAGGAAGACCGAACTGGAGAGGAGGAAAAGATGA
- a CDS encoding type II toxin-antitoxin system VapC family toxin produces the protein MKEDEKVRIIDAAIFIQGMDVEGVTTPKVVEEVKDPESRLFLEGLISGRKVKVLVPSRESIEVVKGAAKRTGELSELSEADLEILALAYELGGVLFTDDYNLQNIAKTLGMEFRTLKRGIKHVIRWNYVCIGCGRRFEEMPPEGICPDCGSPVRLIPRRRKRKRPKRARRS, from the coding sequence ATGAAGGAAGACGAAAAAGTCAGGATAATCGACGCCGCGATATTCATACAGGGGATGGACGTCGAGGGTGTTACCACACCGAAGGTCGTTGAAGAGGTCAAGGACCCTGAGTCGAGGCTCTTTCTTGAGGGTCTGATCAGCGGGAGGAAGGTTAAGGTTTTAGTCCCATCGCGGGAGAGCATTGAGGTCGTTAAAGGTGCCGCGAAGAGAACGGGCGAGTTAAGCGAACTCAGCGAGGCCGACTTAGAAATCCTCGCACTGGCCTATGAGCTTGGGGGAGTTCTCTTCACCGATGACTACAACCTTCAGAACATAGCTAAAACCCTGGGCATGGAGTTCAGGACCCTCAAGCGCGGCATAAAGCACGTTATCCGCTGGAACTACGTCTGCATCGGCTGTGGGAGGCGTTTTGAAGAGATGCCACCGGAGGGAATCTGTCCTGACTGCGGCAGTCCCGTCAGATTAATTCCAAGGAGGCGCAAGAGAAAGCGCCCCAAACGGGCTCGGCGCTCATAG
- a CDS encoding LamB/YcsF family protein: MRVDLNSDLGESFGRYNLGLDGEVMKYITSANVATGWHAGDPIVMRRTVRLAKENGVAVGAHPGYPDLLGFGRRYMRLSPEEARNYTLYQIGALHAFSRAEGLELQHVKPHGALYNALVKDEALARAVLEGIADFDKNLIFVTLSGSRSAEIAGEIGVRVAHEVFADRAYNPDGTLVSRSKPGAVIHDKDEIAERVISMVKDGGVRAINGEWVELKVDTICVHGDNPKAVEIAAHVRRALEDEGVKVVPMREIVW; encoded by the coding sequence ATGAGGGTTGACCTCAACTCTGACCTCGGAGAGAGCTTTGGAAGATATAATCTCGGCCTCGATGGGGAGGTTATGAAGTACATCACGAGCGCCAACGTTGCGACAGGCTGGCACGCCGGCGATCCCATCGTCATGAGGAGAACTGTGAGGCTCGCAAAGGAGAATGGGGTGGCAGTTGGTGCGCATCCCGGTTATCCAGACCTCTTAGGTTTTGGAAGGAGATACATGAGACTCTCACCTGAGGAGGCTAGGAACTACACCCTCTACCAGATAGGCGCTCTCCATGCTTTTTCCAGGGCTGAGGGCCTAGAACTCCAGCACGTTAAGCCCCACGGGGCACTCTACAACGCCCTTGTAAAGGATGAAGCACTCGCGAGGGCGGTCCTTGAAGGGATAGCGGACTTCGATAAGAACCTAATCTTCGTAACGCTTTCCGGCTCAAGGTCTGCTGAGATAGCGGGGGAGATAGGCGTTAGGGTGGCCCACGAGGTATTCGCCGACCGCGCCTACAACCCGGACGGAACGCTCGTTTCCCGCTCGAAACCAGGGGCGGTGATTCACGACAAGGATGAGATAGCGGAGCGCGTGATTTCAATGGTCAAGGATGGCGGAGTCAGGGCGATAAACGGCGAGTGGGTCGAGCTGAAGGTCGACACCATCTGCGTTCACGGGGACAACCCCAAGGCGGTCGAGATAGCGGCCCACGTGAGGAGGGCCCTTGAGGATGAGGGAGTGAAGGTAGTGCCAATGAGGGAGATAGTGTGGTGA
- the pxpB gene encoding 5-oxoprolinase subunit PxpB: MKPEIKPSGDSAIAVSFGETIDEEINGRVHAVARAIEEMSFEWLVEVVPAYSSLYVFYDPLKVSYTEVEASIKPLLNAKTESFEGRLIEVPVVYGGKYGQDIEFVAEHNGLTVDDVIEIHSQQVYRVYFLGFLPGFAYLGGMDERIAAPRLERPRLKVPAGSVGIAGRQTGIYPLESPGGWRLIGRTPLRLFNPSKEPPTLLQPGDRVKFVPIDESEFREIYLEEGGVESD; encoded by the coding sequence ATGAAACCGGAAATAAAGCCCTCCGGCGACTCCGCCATAGCCGTGTCCTTCGGCGAGACAATTGACGAGGAGATAAACGGCAGGGTCCACGCCGTCGCAAGAGCCATAGAGGAGATGAGCTTTGAATGGCTCGTGGAGGTGGTGCCGGCCTACTCCTCACTCTACGTCTTCTACGACCCGCTGAAGGTTTCCTACACCGAAGTTGAGGCCTCGATAAAGCCGCTGCTGAACGCGAAGACCGAGTCCTTTGAGGGCAGGCTCATCGAGGTTCCCGTCGTCTATGGTGGTAAATACGGCCAAGACATTGAGTTTGTGGCGGAACACAACGGCCTCACCGTCGATGACGTCATCGAAATCCACTCCCAGCAAGTTTACCGCGTCTACTTCCTCGGCTTTCTCCCGGGGTTTGCCTACCTTGGAGGAATGGACGAGCGCATAGCAGCGCCCCGTCTGGAGAGGCCCCGCCTCAAAGTGCCCGCAGGCTCTGTGGGAATAGCGGGAAGGCAGACCGGCATTTACCCCCTTGAAAGTCCCGGCGGCTGGCGGCTCATCGGGAGGACACCGTTGAGGCTCTTCAACCCGTCGAAAGAGCCGCCGACGCTCCTCCAGCCGGGGGACAGGGTGAAGTTCGTGCCGATAGACGAGAGCGAGTTCAGGGAGATCTACCTAGAAGAGGGGGGTGTGGAAAGTGATTGA
- a CDS encoding biotin-dependent carboxyltransferase family protein → MIELLKVPSLLTVQDSGRPSYRKLGVPVSGFMDDYSARVANYLVGNPGNSPLLEFLLSGPTVRFNASVVFAIAGDADITLNGIPVEPWTSYWAKRGDVLEVGTLGSGLYGYIAFAGGIKCEKLLGSCSAYPKASLGRPLKAGDRLSLGYTILTGKEGKSLPEELRPNYSAKEITVKVIPGPDLKHFTEDGLKTFLGEAYTVMPESDRMGYRMDGPVIEHSWKGADIITEPLAPGTVQVPTNGKPIVMMRDAQTTGGYAKIATVISIDLPHLAQSRPGTRVRFKAVDVEKGQELLRRREKTLRAIEEFLEGKMKAYKIKAGKEERIAFTEVGR, encoded by the coding sequence GTGATTGAGCTCCTCAAAGTCCCCTCTCTCCTGACGGTTCAGGACTCCGGAAGGCCCAGCTACAGAAAACTCGGCGTCCCGGTTTCTGGCTTTATGGACGATTATTCCGCAAGGGTAGCCAACTACCTCGTAGGAAACCCCGGAAACAGTCCACTCCTTGAGTTCCTTCTTTCCGGGCCGACGGTGAGGTTCAATGCATCTGTCGTCTTTGCCATTGCAGGGGATGCTGACATCACACTCAACGGCATTCCAGTTGAACCCTGGACGAGCTACTGGGCCAAGCGGGGGGATGTTCTAGAGGTTGGAACCCTGGGGAGTGGCCTCTACGGCTACATCGCCTTTGCCGGAGGGATAAAGTGCGAGAAGCTTCTGGGGAGCTGCTCCGCCTATCCGAAAGCCAGCCTTGGAAGGCCGCTGAAGGCCGGCGACAGGCTGAGCCTCGGCTACACGATACTGACGGGAAAAGAAGGAAAAAGCCTTCCGGAGGAGCTGAGACCAAACTACTCCGCGAAAGAAATAACCGTTAAAGTGATCCCCGGCCCCGATTTGAAGCACTTCACGGAGGATGGTCTGAAGACCTTCTTGGGCGAGGCCTACACCGTAATGCCTGAGTCAGACAGGATGGGCTACCGCATGGACGGCCCCGTGATAGAACATTCCTGGAAGGGCGCCGACATCATCACGGAGCCTCTGGCGCCGGGGACTGTGCAGGTTCCTACGAACGGAAAGCCTATAGTGATGATGCGCGATGCCCAGACCACCGGCGGTTACGCGAAGATTGCGACGGTTATAAGCATTGACCTGCCCCATCTGGCACAGAGCAGACCGGGAACTAGAGTGAGGTTCAAGGCGGTGGACGTTGAGAAAGGGCAGGAACTCCTAAGGAGGCGCGAGAAAACGCTGAGGGCAATAGAAGAGTTCCTTGAGGGAAAAATGAAGGCCTACAAAATCAAAGCCGGAAAAGAAGAGAGGATAGCCTTCACAGAAGTGGGGCGTTAG
- a CDS encoding UPF0179 family protein, whose protein sequence is MAIITLVGEKLARPGVEFIFYGPAEPCKTCKLAGVCVGNLEPGRRYKILRVRSMPSHSCPLHEGKVRVVEVVEPSIEVAVEPRMAIAGSVIRLKFEECGERDKQDLFRPEGLFEGDQVKIIEVTGEVECNGKTYKVVKVMRKKD, encoded by the coding sequence ATGGCAATAATCACGCTAGTTGGGGAAAAGCTGGCAAGACCTGGAGTCGAGTTCATTTTCTATGGTCCAGCGGAGCCTTGCAAGACGTGCAAATTGGCTGGTGTCTGCGTTGGAAACCTCGAACCCGGGCGGAGGTACAAAATCCTGCGCGTAAGAAGCATGCCGTCGCACTCCTGCCCGCTCCATGAGGGCAAGGTGCGCGTGGTGGAAGTGGTCGAACCGAGCATCGAGGTCGCTGTGGAGCCAAGGATGGCGATAGCAGGCTCGGTGATACGGCTGAAGTTCGAGGAGTGCGGTGAAAGGGACAAGCAGGACCTCTTCCGCCCTGAGGGCCTCTTCGAGGGCGACCAGGTGAAGATAATCGAGGTGACCGGGGAGGTCGAGTGCAACGGGAAGACCTACAAGGTCGTCAAGGTGATGAGAAAGAAGGACTAA
- a CDS encoding NAD(P)-dependent glycerol-1-phosphate dehydrogenase encodes MWKVVREVHLMQLPREVLLGENLVEETVNVAKRLGLGRKALVLYGPRTKGIAGKAVKDVLSGEYSVEGVTVKGATMEEVERVLSIVRDHDSDWLIAVGGGSIIDVAKLASFKAGVPFISFPTTASHDGIASANASIRDLGLKTSLKAVPPVAVIADVKVIRTAPYRYLAAGVGDVISNLTAVKDWQLAHRIKGEYYSEYAASLSLMSAKMIMRNADIIRLGNEESVRKVVKALISGGVAMSIAGSSRPASGAEHLFSHALDSLLEKPALHGEQVGVGTIITAYLHGLKWERVRETLKRVGAPTNAYELGIEPEVLIKALTTAHTIRPERYTILGKDGLTREAAEKAAKITGVI; translated from the coding sequence ATGTGGAAGGTGGTGAGAGAAGTGCACCTGATGCAACTCCCGCGAGAGGTGCTTTTGGGCGAGAACCTGGTTGAAGAGACCGTTAACGTCGCCAAACGCCTTGGATTAGGGAGGAAAGCCCTCGTGCTCTACGGCCCGAGGACGAAGGGGATAGCAGGAAAAGCGGTGAAGGATGTTCTAAGCGGAGAATATAGCGTTGAGGGCGTGACCGTTAAAGGCGCGACAATGGAGGAGGTTGAGAGGGTTCTTTCAATAGTTCGTGACCATGACTCGGACTGGCTCATAGCGGTCGGCGGCGGGAGTATAATCGACGTTGCAAAACTGGCCTCCTTCAAAGCTGGCGTTCCATTTATCAGTTTTCCTACAACAGCCTCCCACGATGGCATAGCGAGCGCCAACGCTTCAATACGGGATCTCGGACTAAAAACGTCCCTAAAAGCGGTCCCTCCAGTTGCGGTCATCGCGGATGTGAAGGTCATCAGGACCGCTCCCTACCGCTATCTTGCCGCGGGTGTTGGGGACGTTATAAGCAACCTGACGGCAGTTAAAGACTGGCAATTAGCTCACAGGATAAAAGGGGAGTATTACAGTGAGTATGCAGCTTCGCTCAGTCTGATGAGCGCCAAGATGATAATGCGTAACGCGGACATAATAAGGCTCGGCAACGAGGAGAGCGTTAGAAAGGTTGTGAAGGCCCTAATAAGTGGCGGCGTGGCAATGAGCATAGCGGGTTCATCCAGACCGGCGAGCGGTGCCGAGCACCTCTTCAGCCATGCCCTTGATTCCCTCCTCGAAAAACCGGCCCTCCACGGCGAGCAGGTCGGTGTCGGGACGATAATAACCGCCTACCTCCACGGCCTCAAGTGGGAGCGCGTTAGGGAAACCTTAAAGAGGGTTGGTGCGCCAACTAACGCATACGAGCTGGGGATCGAGCCGGAGGTACTCATCAAGGCTCTAACAACAGCCCACACGATAAGGCCCGAGCGCTATACGATCCTCGGGAAGGACGGTCTGACGAGGGAGGCGGCAGAGAAGGCCGCTAAAATCACTGGAGTCATCTGA
- a CDS encoding DUF63 family protein: protein MGPYEFFYKYFVLPIKDNQGYNPVNTTTYAIILGIAVILLYKMLKRMGIRVDGRFFKALIPYIILGPLMRSMTDIGILQRTYLTVSPGGYFVIAAFAIASLYAVWRHIGPDEKLYPIYRDFGWVLVGGLLFILIINLDKVSFNWEVLKYFIPALLVAEAFIWALTKKFKLIKDNELLFYTHFYDATTTFVGIQFFGFWEQHVLARWMMGLLGTPAAMYLEKFIILLPVVWILDRVMGEEDEDLINFVKLTIFILGFGPGTRNFLITLMGGG, encoded by the coding sequence ATGGGTCCCTATGAGTTCTTTTACAAGTACTTCGTGCTTCCAATTAAGGATAACCAGGGCTACAACCCGGTGAACACAACCACCTACGCGATAATTCTTGGAATCGCGGTCATACTCCTGTACAAAATGCTCAAACGCATGGGGATCCGGGTTGACGGACGGTTCTTCAAAGCTTTGATTCCTTACATAATCCTCGGTCCGCTGATGAGGAGCATGACCGACATTGGAATTCTCCAGAGGACCTATCTGACGGTCAGCCCCGGCGGCTACTTTGTCATAGCGGCCTTTGCAATAGCCTCGCTCTATGCGGTGTGGCGGCACATCGGGCCGGATGAGAAGCTCTACCCCATCTACCGTGATTTCGGCTGGGTTCTCGTCGGGGGGCTGCTCTTTATCCTGATAATCAACTTAGACAAGGTGAGCTTCAATTGGGAAGTTCTAAAGTACTTCATCCCGGCCCTTCTGGTAGCCGAGGCCTTCATCTGGGCTCTAACGAAGAAGTTCAAACTGATAAAGGACAACGAACTGCTGTTTTACACCCACTTCTATGATGCTACCACAACCTTCGTTGGGATCCAATTCTTCGGCTTCTGGGAGCAGCACGTTCTGGCGAGGTGGATGATGGGTTTACTGGGAACTCCGGCAGCGATGTACCTTGAGAAGTTCATCATCCTCCTGCCGGTGGTCTGGATACTCGACAGGGTAATGGGAGAGGAAGACGAGGACTTAATCAACTTTGTCAAGCTAACGATTTTTATTCTTGGCTTCGGTCCTGGAACTAGGAACTTCCTGATAACACTCATGGGGGGTGGATGA
- a CDS encoding bifunctional fructose-bisphosphatase/inositol-phosphate phosphatase, which yields MEFEWNAIAKEIALEVEKAVLPLFGTTKAGEVIGMNASGDTTDYVDKISEDIILSRLKPLGVNVVSEEVGVIDNGSDYTVVIDPIDGSYNFTVGIPIFAFSFAVFKDKKPVYGAIYEFFPKNFYEAVLGEGAFLNGRRIHVRKPERGKEALSFYTRGRCTGIVKRIKRVRVLGAIAVELSYLAKGAIDGVFDIRNYVRPTDIAAGVLIAREAGAIVTDERGKELKVKLSATEKTNLIAVDDEYLLKIILEELGNGS from the coding sequence ATGGAATTCGAGTGGAACGCGATAGCTAAAGAGATAGCACTGGAAGTTGAGAAGGCGGTTCTCCCACTCTTCGGAACGACAAAGGCCGGTGAGGTTATAGGAATGAACGCCAGTGGTGACACAACCGACTACGTTGACAAGATCTCGGAGGATATAATTCTGTCAAGGCTCAAACCCCTTGGCGTTAATGTGGTCAGCGAGGAAGTCGGGGTAATCGACAACGGGAGCGACTACACCGTCGTGATAGACCCGATAGACGGCTCATACAACTTTACGGTTGGGATACCAATTTTCGCCTTCAGCTTCGCCGTTTTCAAGGATAAAAAACCTGTTTACGGAGCAATCTACGAGTTCTTCCCCAAGAATTTCTACGAGGCCGTTCTAGGCGAGGGGGCATTCCTTAACGGAAGGAGGATTCATGTGAGGAAGCCGGAGCGTGGGAAGGAAGCGCTGAGCTTCTACACGCGCGGGAGATGCACAGGGATAGTAAAGAGGATTAAGCGCGTCCGCGTTCTTGGTGCCATAGCTGTGGAGCTGTCTTACCTTGCTAAGGGTGCCATTGACGGCGTCTTTGACATCAGAAACTACGTCAGGCCGACGGATATAGCGGCGGGAGTGCTCATAGCTAGGGAAGCCGGCGCGATAGTTACAGATGAGAGGGGGAAAGAGCTTAAAGTCAAGCTCAGCGCAACTGAGAAGACGAACCTCATAGCGGTTGATGATGAATACCTCCTGAAAATCATACTGGAGGAGCTAGGTAATGGCTCTTGA
- a CDS encoding rhomboid family intramembrane serine protease yields MALERYFYRYGKATFSLFLINLAVYTVESILSGNPIRISPNVLLLFGQWNYAVLHYGWWWQLFTAMFVHVSILHIAFNMYFLIVMGSQLEHVIGPKRLTMVYLVSGLFGNILTLLFLPPNTVSAGASGALFGIAGTLIVMMGVIGGNMQAALINAFFLFIINSILPGVNAYAHMGGLLVGIAIGYYYGKRIRRRMALAYGYGYY; encoded by the coding sequence ATGGCTCTTGAGCGCTACTTCTACCGCTACGGTAAGGCCACCTTCAGCCTGTTCCTCATAAACCTTGCCGTTTACACAGTTGAGTCCATCCTGAGCGGAAACCCGATCAGGATAAGCCCCAACGTCCTCCTCCTCTTCGGTCAATGGAACTACGCGGTTCTCCACTACGGCTGGTGGTGGCAGCTCTTCACGGCGATGTTCGTGCACGTCAGCATACTTCACATAGCCTTCAACATGTACTTCCTCATCGTCATGGGAAGTCAGCTTGAACACGTGATAGGTCCAAAGAGGCTGACGATGGTCTACCTTGTTTCGGGCCTCTTCGGGAACATACTAACGCTCCTCTTCCTCCCACCGAACACCGTAAGTGCGGGCGCGAGCGGGGCCCTCTTCGGCATAGCCGGAACGCTGATAGTCATGATGGGCGTCATAGGAGGTAACATGCAGGCCGCTCTTATCAACGCGTTCTTCCTCTTTATCATCAACAGCATCCTGCCAGGAGTTAACGCCTACGCCCACATGGGCGGCCTGCTAGTTGGTATAGCCATCGGCTACTACTACGGGAAGCGTATCAGAAGGCGTATGGCACTTGCCTACGGGTACGGCTATTACTGA